Part of the Synergistaceae bacterium genome is shown below.
CGCGTTTACCCTCTTCGGGTGCTCGCTTCTCGACGTCGCTCCCGGAGACATACGACCCTGACGGGGCACGGACGGACAGCTCGAGTGTCACGCCTGCCCTCGGCGCGCAAGACAGCGTTTCTGATTCTGATCGCCTTCCTGTATCTCTATCTGCGCGGGATAGGAGATCACGGTCTTCTGGACCCTCTCGAAGGCGTCAACTCCTCCGTGGCGCTGAACATGGTGGCGCGTCAAAGTTTTTTTGCCCCTCTGGCCGGAGATCTGCCCTGGGGAGGGAAATCCCTGGGATTCTGGTGGCTGGAGTCGCTGATGCTGGTCGTCTTCGGATGGTCCGAGTTTGCCGTGCGCTTCCTGCCCGCGTTGGCGGCGGTGGGAACGGCCCTCTCGACCTGGTTCCTTTCCCGAAGGATGAAAGACGAGTCCGCGGCCAACTTCTCCGCCGTCATCGCGGGAACGAGCTGTCTGGCCTACAGCGTATCCCAGCTCGCTTCCCCCCACGCTCTTTACGTCTGTCTGCTCTCCGCCGCCCTGACGGGGCTGGTTTACGCTTTTCGGGACAGCCGTTTTTTCCTGATATTTCACGTCTCCGCCGCTCTGGCCTTTCTGGCTTACGGGCCGGCGGGAATCGTTCTGCCCTGGCTGTCTCTTCTGCTGTACGCCCTTTTGACCGGACAGGAGCGTTTCCTTCTGAAGGCCGCCCTCCACCGGACGGGACTGGCTGCGACCTGCCTGCTGACGGGAGGCTATCTGCTTCTGCTTCGCTCTTACAATCCCGGCCTGCTGGCCGCGATGCGCTTCAACCCCTCCCCCGCCTTCAACACCTTCGTTCCGGCGCTGCTCCTGTTCATAACCGGCTTCTGCCCCTGGACGGGATTTTGCCTGGAAACCCTCTCCACTACTCTGCCCCGACTTTTCTCCGCCCTGAGGGAGGGTGAGGTTCTCCCCAGCCGGAGGGAGGACGTTCTTCTGTCGATTTGGTCCATCGTCTTTTTGTGTTTCGGCCTGTTTTCGGGCGACGGATTGCTGGTGTTCGCCGCTTTTCCCGCCACAGCCGCCCTTTGCGGCGTTCATTTTTCGGAAGCACTGGAAAATCGCAGGCTCCTGCCTTTTCAGAGGGCCGTTCTGTTCGAGCTGCTGTACCTCAGCGCCTTTCTGCTTGCCGGCCTCATCCGGGCGGTCCACTCCGGAACCGCAGGGCTGAAGGGGACGGCCCCCTCTGTCGTTCCGTGGTTTTGCTTCTGCCTCGCGTTTCTTTTCTTTGGCTGGTACGATACCCTCAGACGCAGGCCCTTCAAGGCGCTCCTGCACCTCTGCACGATCTCGCTGCTGAGTCTGCTTCCTCTGGCCGGAGCCTTCGACCTGCTGGCGCAGGAGGTTTCGGTTCGGGATGCCGGGCGCTTTCTGAAAAGCAACCTGGAGCGGGAGGACGTCGTGCTGCAGTACGCGATCAATCGTCCGTCCCTGTTTTTTTACACCGCGCGGGACTCTCTCCTGTTGAACACCCTCCCCATCGACGGAATCGAGGATCAGAAAATCCTGCAAATATCCGATCTGAACCGCATCTGGGGCGATTCGGGACGGGTTTTCATGCTGATCAAAAAAAGCAGACAGGACCTGACGTCTCTGCCCAAAAACGTCTATAATCTTTTTGAAAGCCGGTCCGTCGCGGATAAGCTGGTGATTCTGAGCAACTACAGAGAGAAGCCGGGCAGTTCGGCCCTCCCTCTCCCCCTCCCCGACAGCGCGGGCGGCACAAGATGACGGGTATAAATTGAGAAGTATACGCGAAAGCCAAAATATGGGACAATACCCTCGTATAACTCACAAAAAATTCACCGAAATGGAGAGGTGACGCGCCATGCCTGTTCGTGAAATTGCGGAATCAGTCGCCAGAAGCGCCATTAAGTCCGTTCTGCCGGAGAGCGCGGTGAAGGAGGCGCTCACCGCGGAACCCGTCAAAGGAACCGTCGTTCTCATCGCCATCGGCAAGGCCGCGTGGCGCATGGCCAGCGCCGCTCATGAGCTCCTGGGGTCACAGATCACGCGGGGCTGCGTCATTACCAAGGACGGGCACTCCATGGGCCCTATCGGAGGGCTTGAGATTTTCGAGGCGGCCCATCCCCTTCTGGAGCAGCGCAACCTGGACGCGACCCGACGGGCGCTGTCTCTGCTCAACGGCCTGTCGGAGCGGGACACCGTCCTGTTTCTGGTGTCAGGAGGGGGGTCCGCGCTCTTCGAACTTCCCCAGGAGGGCATCTCTCTTTCCGAC
Proteins encoded:
- a CDS encoding glycosyltransferase family 39 protein; protein product: MSRLPSARKTAFLILIAFLYLYLRGIGDHGLLDPLEGVNSSVALNMVARQSFFAPLAGDLPWGGKSLGFWWLESLMLVVFGWSEFAVRFLPALAAVGTALSTWFLSRRMKDESAANFSAVIAGTSCLAYSVSQLASPHALYVCLLSAALTGLVYAFRDSRFFLIFHVSAALAFLAYGPAGIVLPWLSLLLYALLTGQERFLLKAALHRTGLAATCLLTGGYLLLLRSYNPGLLAAMRFNPSPAFNTFVPALLLFITGFCPWTGFCLETLSTTLPRLFSALREGEVLPSRREDVLLSIWSIVFLCFGLFSGDGLLVFAAFPATAALCGVHFSEALENRRLLPFQRAVLFELLYLSAFLLAGLIRAVHSGTAGLKGTAPSVVPWFCFCLAFLFFGWYDTLRRRPFKALLHLCTISLLSLLPLAGAFDLLAQEVSVRDAGRFLKSNLEREDVVLQYAINRPSLFFYTARDSLLLNTLPIDGIEDQKILQISDLNRIWGDSGRVFMLIKKSRQDLTSLPKNVYNLFESRSVADKLVILSNYREKPGSSALPLPLPDSAGGTR